In the genome of Aphelocoma coerulescens isolate FSJ_1873_10779 unplaced genomic scaffold, UR_Acoe_1.0 HiC_scaffold_470, whole genome shotgun sequence, one region contains:
- the LOC138101789 gene encoding nuclear receptor ROR-gamma-like — MSTAHIEVIPCKICGDKSSGIHYGVITCEGCKGFFRRSERRGPSLACSRGQRCDIDRATRTRCQHCRLQKCLRLGMSRDAVKFGRMSKKQRDRLQAEVLEQLGRKNGENGENREEPERREQPEPRGNREKREKWENREQRERERAAQGPPELPPAGRCPPVSPGVPAACPSGAWPAEEATKRGQDGDREATATSPHPGTGGVPESPAGLEIELLTQSVLLSHRATCHPRAEELQGRRWDSFTREEICAYQSQPTAEMWQRCARRVTEAIESVVEFAKRLRGFLELSQHDQIVLLKAGAMEVVLVRMCRAFDAATRSVLFEGKLAGPELFRSLGCPELVASIFDLAQSLSALRCSESELALLSALVLVNAGRPCLQDRPRVARLQGHLDVAFRLLLRRTRREGLLARLPTPGRLRALCSQHLEQVQAFRRLHPGGISAAFPPLYRELFAPDPADPPAGTR, encoded by the exons cccacATCGAGGTGATTCCCTGCAAGATCTGCGGGGACAAATCCTCCGGGATCCACTACGGGGTCATCACCTGCGAGGGCTGCAAG GGCTTTTTCCGGCGCAGCGAGCGGCGCGGGCCGAGCCTGGCGTGCAGCCGCGGGCAGCGCTGCGACATCGACCGCGCCACCCGCAcccgctgccagcactgccGCCTGCAGAAGTGCCTGCGCCTCGGCATGTCCCGCGACG CCGTCAAGTTCGGCCGCATGTCCAAGAAGCAGCGGGACCGGCTCCAGGCCGAGGTGCTGGAacagctgggaaggaaaaatggggaaaatggggaaaatcggGAAGAGCCGGAGCGGCGGGAACAGCCGGAACCACGGGGAAACcgggaaaaacgggaaaaatgggaaaaccgCGAGCAGCGCGAACGGGAACGGGCGGCTCAGGGGCCACCGGAGCTCCCCCCGGCCGGGCgctgtcccccggtgtcccccggtgtccccgcggCGTGTCCCAGCGGGGCGTGGCCCGCGGAGGAGGCGACAAAGCGGGGACaggacggggacagggaggcGACGGCGACGTCCCCTCATCCCGGTACCGGCGGCGTCCCGGAGTCACCGGCGGGCCTGGAGATCG AGCTCCTGACCCAGAGTGTCCTCCTGTCCCACCGTGCCACGTGCCACCCCCGCGCCGAGGAGCTGCAGGGCCGCCGCTGGGACAGCTTCACCCGCGAGGAGATCTGCGCCTACCAGAGCCAG CCCACGGCGGAGATGTGGCAGCGCTGTGCCCGCCGTGTCACCGAGGCCATCGAGAGCGTGGTGGAGTTCGCCAAGCGCCTGCGCGGCTTCCTGGAGCTCAGCCAGCACGACCAGATCGTCCTGCTCAAGGCGG GTGCCATGGAGGTTGTCCTGGTCCGGATGTGTCGCGCCTTCGACGCCGCCACCCGCTCCGTCCTCTTCGAGGGCAAACTCGCGGGGCCCGAACTCTTCCGCTCGCTGG ggtgccccgaGCTCGTCGCGTCCATCTTCGACTTGGCGCAGAGCCTGAGCGCGCTGCGCTGCTCCGAGAGCGAGCTGGCGCTGCTCAGCGCCCTGGTGCTCGTCAACGCCG GCCGGCCGTGCCTGCAGGACCGCCCACGGGTGGCCCGGCTCCAGGGACATTTGGACGTCGCCTTCCGGCTCCTGCTGCGCCGGACCCGCCGCGAGGGGCTCCTGGCCAGG ctgcccacCCCGGGCCGGCTCCGCGCTCTCTGCTcgcagcacctggagcaggtccaggcTTTCCGCCGCCTCCACCCCGGCGGGATCTCGGCCGCCTTCCCCCCGCTCTACCGGGAGCTCTTCGCCCCCGACCCCGCCGATCCCCCCGCGGGGACCCGCTGA